The Gemmatimonadota bacterium genome window below encodes:
- a CDS encoding CBS domain-containing protein, with protein MNLNHSLHNDTVKHVDLSFYVEVQKDNSVDQVITKMQNSQRKCALVMDQGKLIGIFTAHDIARRVIDQSEVINEPIETIMTPDPLTLQSDTTLIEAIRFMSDKPHRYMPVVDTEGRVLGTLTHYAIIKYMSDHFPEEIYNLPPTPDHFASARAGA; from the coding sequence ATGAATCTGAATCACAGCCTCCACAACGACACAGTAAAACACGTTGATCTCTCTTTTTACGTCGAAGTACAAAAAGACAATTCCGTTGATCAGGTCATCACCAAAATGCAGAATAGTCAGCGCAAATGCGCGCTGGTCATGGACCAGGGCAAACTAATCGGCATCTTTACAGCACACGATATTGCCCGCCGCGTGATCGACCAATCCGAAGTAATCAACGAGCCTATAGAAACGATCATGACCCCCGATCCACTCACCCTGCAATCGGATACCACATTAATCGAAGCCATCCGATTTATGAGCGACAAGCCCCACCGCTACATGCCCGTTGTAGATACAGAAGGGCGCGTATTGGGCACACTGACACACTATGCCATCATCAAATACATGAGCGATCACTTTCCAGAAGAAATCTACAACCTACCGCCAACCCCCGACCACTTTGCCAGCGCTCGGGCTGGTGCCTAA